A part of Miscanthus floridulus cultivar M001 chromosome 6, ASM1932011v1, whole genome shotgun sequence genomic DNA contains:
- the LOC136456319 gene encoding AMSH-like ubiquitin thioesterase 2 isoform X1, with protein sequence MKRLKFWCPAPAMGSRRYGLDTRRCGIHSAPSKSMYLDAPPVVSCQATVRDHDVGSCAVKHHFPSPIVSWIEDLSSFGNASFSSDSEYVDEQARASVGQSSTSSNLHDMQISVRLTDEFMELAKENTSKNLETCGILGASFRDGTYFVTMLIVPKQEGTAHSCQAVSEEEIHAVLSEQSLYPAGWIHTHPSQTCFLSSIDLHTQYSYQVMLPEAVAIVVAPTDPTRSYGIFRLTDPEGMDVLRECDESGFHTHRETTNGSPIYETCSKVHFNPNLRFEIVDLRSVNDQDS encoded by the exons ATGAAGAG GCTGAAATTTTGGTGTCCTGCTCCAGCCATGGGTAGCAGGAG ATACGGCCTCGATACGAGGAGATGTGGAATTCACTCAGCACCAAGTAAATCAATGTATCTGGATGCTCCACCAGTTGTCAGCTGCCAAGCCACAGTGAGAGACCACGATGTTGGTTCCTGTGCTGTGAAGCATCACTTCCCGTCTCCAATTGTATCTTGGATAGAAGATCTTTCGAGCTTTGGCAATGCTTCTTTTAGCTCTGACTCTGAATATGTGGATGAGCAAGCCAGAGCTTCAGTGGGACAGTCTTCAACATCAAGTAATTTGCATGATATGCAAATA TCAGTGAGATTGACAGACGAATTCATGGAGCTTGCAAAGGAGAATACAAGCAAAAATCTAGAGACTTGTGGAATTCTTGGTGCTTCATTT AGGGATGGAACTTACTTTGTGACAATGTTGATTGTACCGAAGCAAGAAGGAACTGCTCACTCA TGCCAGGCTGTTAGTGAGGAGGAGATACATGCCGTGTTATCAGAGCAGTCGCTTTACCCTGCAGGATGGATTCAT ACTCATCCTTCACAAACATGCTTTCTATCATCGATCGATTTGCATACTCAGTACTCTTACCAG GTTATGCTACCAGAGGCTGTTGCAATTGTGGTCGCACCCACAGATCCAACCAG GAGTTATGGGATATTCAGGCTGACTGATCCTGAAGGGATGGATGTGCTTAGGGAGTGTGATGAAAGCGGGTTCCACACTCACCGAGAGACAACCAACGGCAGTCCAATCTATGAAACCTGCTCGAAAGTGCACTTCAACCCCAATTTGCGGTTTGAGATTGTTGACCTGCGCTCCGTTAATGATCAAGACAGCTGA
- the LOC136456319 gene encoding AMSH-like ubiquitin thioesterase 2 isoform X2, with protein MGSRRYGLDTRRCGIHSAPSKSMYLDAPPVVSCQATVRDHDVGSCAVKHHFPSPIVSWIEDLSSFGNASFSSDSEYVDEQARASVGQSSTSSNLHDMQISVRLTDEFMELAKENTSKNLETCGILGASFRDGTYFVTMLIVPKQEGTAHSCQAVSEEEIHAVLSEQSLYPAGWIHTHPSQTCFLSSIDLHTQYSYQVMLPEAVAIVVAPTDPTRSYGIFRLTDPEGMDVLRECDESGFHTHRETTNGSPIYETCSKVHFNPNLRFEIVDLRSVNDQDS; from the exons ATGGGTAGCAGGAG ATACGGCCTCGATACGAGGAGATGTGGAATTCACTCAGCACCAAGTAAATCAATGTATCTGGATGCTCCACCAGTTGTCAGCTGCCAAGCCACAGTGAGAGACCACGATGTTGGTTCCTGTGCTGTGAAGCATCACTTCCCGTCTCCAATTGTATCTTGGATAGAAGATCTTTCGAGCTTTGGCAATGCTTCTTTTAGCTCTGACTCTGAATATGTGGATGAGCAAGCCAGAGCTTCAGTGGGACAGTCTTCAACATCAAGTAATTTGCATGATATGCAAATA TCAGTGAGATTGACAGACGAATTCATGGAGCTTGCAAAGGAGAATACAAGCAAAAATCTAGAGACTTGTGGAATTCTTGGTGCTTCATTT AGGGATGGAACTTACTTTGTGACAATGTTGATTGTACCGAAGCAAGAAGGAACTGCTCACTCA TGCCAGGCTGTTAGTGAGGAGGAGATACATGCCGTGTTATCAGAGCAGTCGCTTTACCCTGCAGGATGGATTCAT ACTCATCCTTCACAAACATGCTTTCTATCATCGATCGATTTGCATACTCAGTACTCTTACCAG GTTATGCTACCAGAGGCTGTTGCAATTGTGGTCGCACCCACAGATCCAACCAG GAGTTATGGGATATTCAGGCTGACTGATCCTGAAGGGATGGATGTGCTTAGGGAGTGTGATGAAAGCGGGTTCCACACTCACCGAGAGACAACCAACGGCAGTCCAATCTATGAAACCTGCTCGAAAGTGCACTTCAACCCCAATTTGCGGTTTGAGATTGTTGACCTGCGCTCCGTTAATGATCAAGACAGCTGA